A window from Saprospiraceae bacterium encodes these proteins:
- a CDS encoding T9SS type A sorting domain-containing protein, producing MHIGYKYNHEYWIPFIAWYNKITGVKTIRLLWDENTTGHLFNIYVQKDKNNQLIVQYLRQYHNPNFSIWAKGYNGFIKYNHQKKEIWRWEDTELSGLGLIPNSVIDKNNKIYFAKVHRPIGEGYPDNFNSVSIVNDEGKLENKIQIKTPIDLPLIDSSNPCRLYIEGDVIYAFSTVSVVDSIAALHNAAFLSAFDISGNQKWYRTFRNFLGDGLINKYFNKPATFHGFAGTLGIKDGNIFLGSGLVQTTYEPFVYYYYLLKLDSIGCFDDNTCNDFVITKTNSDLRFYDQPTMQHKIFYYSCISPVGSQMSTELTFKGDSSLFAIGKGNFFYRSIHYRDEKNQTFKDRRAVRWDERGQVYYAQVDSVTHLKEWRYEKLLYDFALKENDKFVLPENLGLAFVKQVDSIQFSNGHFKKRLILKFENAELDKKFGKMIWVEGIGAINFGFLYQDDLKSGTIQTLTCYHDRGILKYKHPLSQECLLSTLKFERIVSQTKIYPNPTSDLLNIDFGDANIYPIYYTIFNILGEEVYQGNVVSEPTIKIDVSGWKSGPYIIVFEYENGYRIGNKWVKFSF from the coding sequence ATGCATATTGGATATAAATATAACCATGAATACTGGATACCATTCATAGCATGGTACAATAAAATAACAGGGGTAAAAACCATCAGGCTTCTATGGGACGAGAATACCACAGGTCATCTATTTAACATTTACGTGCAGAAAGACAAAAACAACCAACTTATAGTGCAATACCTACGACAATATCACAACCCAAATTTTTCAATTTGGGCTAAAGGTTATAATGGATTTATTAAATACAATCATCAAAAAAAGGAAATTTGGAGATGGGAAGACACAGAACTGTCCGGATTAGGTCTTATTCCCAACTCTGTGATTGATAAAAACAACAAGATATACTTTGCAAAAGTTCACCGCCCTATTGGCGAGGGTTACCCAGATAATTTTAATTCAGTATCTATAGTAAACGATGAAGGTAAATTAGAAAATAAAATTCAGATAAAAACGCCAATAGACCTGCCACTTATAGATAGTAGTAATCCATGTAGATTATATATAGAAGGAGATGTTATATATGCTTTTAGTACAGTTAGTGTTGTGGACTCTATAGCAGCACTGCATAATGCAGCTTTCTTATCTGCTTTTGATATTTCAGGGAATCAAAAGTGGTATAGGACTTTTAGAAATTTTCTAGGCGATGGATTGATAAATAAATATTTTAATAAGCCTGCTACCTTTCATGGATTTGCAGGTACTTTAGGAATAAAGGATGGGAATATTTTTTTAGGCAGTGGATTAGTGCAGACTACATATGAGCCTTTTGTTTACTATTATTATTTATTAAAATTGGACAGCATCGGCTGTTTCGATGACAATACTTGCAATGATTTTGTCATAACTAAAACTAACTCTGATTTGCGTTTCTATGATCAACCTACCATGCAGCACAAAATATTTTATTACTCATGCATTTCACCGGTTGGCAGTCAAATGTCTACTGAGCTTACTTTTAAGGGAGATTCTAGTTTATTTGCTATTGGCAAAGGAAATTTTTTTTATAGATCAATCCATTATCGTGATGAAAAAAATCAAACCTTCAAAGATCGGAGAGCTGTGAGATGGGATGAACGAGGCCAGGTGTATTACGCTCAGGTTGACTCAGTTACACACCTAAAAGAATGGAGGTATGAAAAATTATTGTATGATTTTGCTCTAAAAGAAAATGATAAGTTTGTACTTCCTGAAAATCTTGGCTTAGCTTTTGTAAAACAAGTGGACTCTATACAATTTTCAAATGGACATTTCAAAAAAAGATTAATACTGAAATTTGAAAATGCTGAATTGGATAAAAAGTTTGGTAAAATGATATGGGTTGAAGGAATTGGGGCGATAAATTTTGGTTTTTTATATCAGGACGACCTTAAAAGTGGTACAATCCAAACATTGACATGTTACCATGACAGAGGCATTTTGAAGTACAAGCATCCACTGAGTCAGGAATGTTTATTATCTACACTTAAATTTGAAAGAATAGTTAGTCAGACTAAAATATATCCAAATCCGACATCTGATTTACTGAACATTGATTTTGGAGATGCAAATATTTATCCTATTTATTATACTATATTTAATATTTTGGGTGAAGAAGTGTACCAAGGAAATGTGGTTAGCGAACCAACTATCAAAATTGATGTTAGTGGATGGAAATCAGGGCCTTACATTATTGTATTTGAATATGAAAACGGTTATAGAATAGGTAATAAGTGGGTGAAATTTTCATTTTGA
- a CDS encoding T9SS type A sorting domain-containing protein: MESFIVESESDFDVAIDYFSALVNKSEYHTANKFLDKIHTKSEKEAGFVQAQKINLEWLENPKDYKLTPGKKALLIKFGQQLHPISGYARGIYTKITGEYIEHSHPLPDKGVESRSESKADISEEITLYPNPSDTKLRISLLTGTTDHKIMIISAEGILIKEALVGSNTHYYEMDISDLKPGIYTIQTSGSNKPQVKKFVKL, translated from the coding sequence ATGGAATCTTTTATTGTAGAATCAGAATCAGACTTTGATGTAGCTATTGATTATTTTAGTGCGTTGGTCAACAAAAGCGAATATCACACAGCGAATAAATTTTTGGATAAGATACATACTAAATCCGAAAAGGAAGCAGGTTTTGTTCAAGCACAGAAAATTAATTTGGAATGGCTGGAAAATCCAAAAGATTATAAACTTACTCCTGGTAAAAAAGCCTTATTAATTAAATTTGGACAACAACTGCACCCAATTTCTGGCTATGCCAGAGGCATTTATACCAAAATAACTGGTGAATATATTGAACATTCACATCCATTGCCTGATAAGGGTGTAGAATCAAGGTCCGAATCAAAAGCTGACATTTCCGAAGAAATTACGTTATATCCAAATCCATCTGATACCAAATTAAGGATATCTCTATTGACTGGAACAACAGATCATAAAATAATGATTATATCAGCAGAAGGTATTTTGATAAAAGAGGCATTAGTAGGTTCTAATACTCATTACTATGAAATGGATATTTCGGATCTGAAACCGGGTATTTATACTATTCAAACATCCGGAAGCAATAAACCACAGGTAAAAAAATTTGTAAAATTATAG
- a CDS encoding S8 family serine peptidase produces the protein MRKFIISIIVFFFLMLNSIQKVFSQEYTPKQCYGIVYRALTEMEKPLNVKTKETKNTNLNNIFQKYKVKKIIQHRPDGKSKRVKDLFRIELSDNNEYSTLFEKLRLCPFIDEVTLICDEISLETLVESKSNKQINECHLTNEDMNSCNNPIGYNDPLLQGGGDWYLTGMNVPCAWMITQGSPSITVAVVDQFFNNSHSDLLGKFTSIKGNCNPIFVGCGHGFMVAGAVSAIINNNICSAGTGNLTKVAGYCVASDCTSGNPNSGIWQAYQDGHKIISISYSGTGLTTSEAQEMVDNGVTLLVTAFGDNNSNIRQINGVIYVGQADINRNYIEYGPLGDTFSPNMDIFALCVNVPRLQAHNTCAVGSGNTSFGAPSVAGIVALMKAVNPCLSPQDIEHIIKTTHSGLPNNASHYNGLITNGIIDAYAAVQMAQNYQGTNVYISQNTTYNTDKVISGNLIIQAGAELTINSNAIIKFNPNSRILVKRGAKLVLNTATLTVNCGDKWQGIDLEGNPNVGQAASPFIMPSSNQAGTIVLINGATISNAYEGIEMLNNDYPWPEFQNYWGGLVYANNANFINCRRACAFMRNIGVERSQFLNCNFFTENDCVTIWDADGIIFNGNNFNNYTRTGITAYDANVSVENNNVFNGNTTSKSVSLIQTIVSTNASEINNNIFNGGLYGIHSEASNNIGLIKIISNTFNNLYYGTYQSGSTRSEIFENFFNFNTIGSLNLATGSGENRLYRNKYSSGEIGQYFEASNENLSFTENCHISPSNHDVVFYAPPGYPGSVRATQELDFNTEAGNVFAKTGGIASFNRIYHQWGAPWSIFTYKIKINISPTSTKVPSGTFGICNLSYDKPQASLFCEGGGFRPLSNVNEFIFGNVEELPYNKLKELKSQIETLNQEISAKTKVSDPNKMNVLNTLNTDLLQKKD, from the coding sequence ATGAGAAAGTTTATAATTAGTATAATAGTATTTTTCTTTCTGATGCTAAATTCTATCCAAAAGGTTTTTTCTCAAGAATATACTCCAAAACAATGCTATGGAATTGTTTATCGTGCTTTAACTGAAATGGAAAAACCATTGAATGTTAAAACTAAAGAAACAAAAAACACAAATTTAAATAATATTTTTCAGAAATATAAGGTAAAAAAAATTATTCAGCATAGACCAGATGGTAAATCTAAAAGAGTTAAAGACTTATTTAGAATAGAATTATCTGATAATAACGAATATTCAACATTGTTTGAAAAATTAAGACTATGTCCTTTTATAGATGAAGTCACATTGATTTGTGATGAAATTTCTTTAGAAACGCTTGTGGAAAGTAAATCAAACAAGCAAATCAATGAATGTCACTTAACCAATGAAGATATGAATAGTTGTAATAATCCAATTGGTTATAATGATCCTTTACTACAAGGTGGTGGTGATTGGTATTTGACAGGAATGAATGTTCCCTGTGCATGGATGATTACACAAGGAAGTCCATCAATTACTGTGGCTGTAGTAGATCAATTTTTTAACAATTCTCATTCTGACTTATTAGGAAAATTTACAAGCATAAAAGGGAATTGTAATCCTATATTTGTTGGATGTGGTCATGGGTTTATGGTTGCCGGAGCAGTTTCAGCCATTATAAATAATAATATATGTTCTGCTGGAACTGGAAATCTTACAAAAGTTGCAGGGTATTGTGTGGCTTCAGACTGTACGTCAGGAAATCCTAATTCTGGAATTTGGCAAGCATACCAAGATGGGCATAAGATAATAAGTATTAGTTATTCTGGTACAGGATTAACAACATCAGAAGCACAGGAAATGGTTGACAATGGAGTCACTCTATTAGTTACCGCCTTCGGAGATAATAATTCAAACATTAGACAAATAAATGGTGTCATATATGTTGGACAAGCAGATATAAATAGAAATTATATTGAATATGGTCCTCTAGGCGATACATTCTCACCAAATATGGACATTTTTGCTTTGTGCGTCAATGTGCCAAGACTACAAGCACACAATACTTGCGCAGTTGGCTCAGGCAATACTTCATTCGGTGCGCCTTCTGTCGCTGGTATTGTAGCTTTAATGAAGGCGGTAAATCCATGTCTATCACCGCAAGATATCGAACATATTATAAAAACAACTCATTCAGGTCTACCTAATAATGCTTCCCATTATAATGGACTAATAACCAACGGAATAATTGATGCTTATGCTGCTGTACAAATGGCACAAAACTATCAAGGAACAAATGTCTATATAAGCCAAAATACTACTTATAACACAGATAAAGTAATCTCAGGAAATTTAATAATTCAAGCTGGGGCTGAATTGACAATAAACTCCAATGCAATAATAAAGTTTAATCCTAATTCCAGAATATTGGTAAAAAGAGGTGCAAAACTTGTTTTAAATACGGCTACACTAACTGTAAATTGTGGTGATAAATGGCAAGGTATTGATTTAGAAGGAAACCCCAATGTAGGACAAGCTGCATCGCCGTTTATTATGCCTTCATCAAATCAAGCAGGAACAATTGTACTTATAAATGGTGCAACAATAAGCAATGCATATGAAGGAATAGAAATGTTAAATAATGATTACCCGTGGCCAGAATTCCAAAATTATTGGGGGGGATTAGTTTATGCAAATAATGCTAATTTTATAAATTGTAGAAGAGCTTGTGCTTTTATGAGGAATATTGGAGTTGAAAGAAGTCAATTTCTGAATTGCAATTTTTTTACAGAAAATGATTGTGTTACAATTTGGGATGCTGATGGGATTATTTTTAATGGCAACAATTTTAATAATTACACGAGAACCGGAATAACAGCATATGATGCAAATGTCTCGGTCGAAAACAATAATGTATTTAACGGTAATACTACATCAAAGAGTGTCTCCTTAATTCAAACAATTGTATCAACAAATGCCTCAGAGATAAATAATAATATTTTTAATGGAGGGTTATATGGGATTCATTCTGAAGCAAGTAATAACATTGGTTTAATAAAAATTATTAGTAATACCTTCAATAATTTGTATTATGGCACTTACCAATCAGGTTCAACTAGATCTGAAATCTTCGAAAATTTCTTTAATTTCAACACCATTGGCTCATTAAATTTGGCTACAGGTTCGGGTGAAAATAGACTTTATAGAAATAAATACTCATCCGGTGAAATAGGTCAGTATTTTGAAGCGAGTAACGAAAATTTATCATTTACAGAGAACTGTCATATTTCTCCATCAAACCATGATGTGGTGTTTTATGCTCCTCCAGGCTATCCTGGTAGTGTAAGAGCAACGCAAGAGTTAGATTTTAATACCGAAGCAGGCAATGTTTTTGCAAAAACTGGTGGAATAGCTTCATTTAATCGCATCTATCATCAGTGGGGCGCACCTTGGTCTATTTTTACCTATAAAATTAAAATAAACATTTCCCCAACAAGTACAAAAGTGCCTTCCGGAACGTTTGGAATATGTAATTTATCTTATGATAAACCTCAAGCGTCTCTATTCTGTGAAGGTGGTGGTTTTCGCCCCTTATCAAATGTCAATGAATTTATTTTTGGTAATGTAGAAGAATTGCCTTACAACAAACTGAAAGAGTTAAAAAGTCAAATTGAAACTTTAAATCAAGAAATTTCTGCCAAAACTAAAGTGTCCGACCCTAATAAAATGAATGTACTTAATACACTAAACACAGATCTATTACAAAAGAAGGATTAA